Proteins from a single region of Sphaerochaeta globosa str. Buddy:
- a CDS encoding sce7726 family protein translates to MKNSSQLFNKLFTQKVFGELVNKRTHPIFHEIVEDNLDNPNLHSNGEIVSTLYTLMAKSYRNEYFYQNTLLNSLLLGKHSVRTTTALSQVPIGKAVADFLLINGKAVVYEIKSDLDNFDRLESQIQAYYQAFDHVCVVAPESSFPKLQAMFSEGPVGIYTLTKRNTISATYKKEPIVDRSKLSHQSLFKLLRKREYEHIVYSYYSFLPKATPVFWYEACESLFSKIPMDQAYPMVLNTLKQRVSAKQEHLIDVPYPLRSLAYFSKESGANPASLQSFLTQQYGR, encoded by the coding sequence ATGAAAAATAGCAGTCAATTATTCAATAAACTCTTTACACAGAAAGTGTTCGGTGAGTTAGTGAATAAGAGAACTCATCCCATTTTTCACGAGATAGTTGAGGACAATCTGGATAATCCTAATCTCCATAGCAATGGCGAGATTGTGAGTACCCTCTATACACTAATGGCAAAATCGTACCGTAACGAATACTTCTATCAGAACACCCTGCTTAATAGTCTGCTGCTAGGAAAGCACAGCGTACGTACTACGACTGCATTAAGCCAAGTTCCGATCGGAAAGGCAGTAGCTGATTTCCTCCTCATCAACGGGAAAGCCGTAGTGTATGAAATAAAATCTGATTTGGACAACTTCGACCGATTGGAAAGTCAGATCCAAGCTTACTATCAAGCGTTCGACCACGTCTGTGTTGTAGCCCCTGAGTCGTCGTTTCCCAAGTTGCAAGCAATGTTTAGTGAAGGTCCTGTTGGCATCTATACACTGACAAAGCGCAATACTATCAGTGCAACCTACAAGAAAGAACCTATTGTTGATAGAAGCAAACTTTCTCATCAATCATTGTTCAAGCTTCTTAGAAAGAGAGAATACGAGCATATCGTGTACTCCTATTATAGCTTCCTGCCTAAAGCGACTCCTGTGTTCTGGTATGAAGCGTGTGAATCGTTGTTTTCAAAGATTCCAATGGATCAAGCCTATCCCATGGTGCTGAATACGCTGAAACAGCGGGTATCTGCAAAGCAAGAACACCTGATTGATGTCCCATATCCCTTGCGCTCTCTTGCCTATTTTTCCAAGGAATCAGGCGCAAATCCTGCATCCTTGCAATCCTTTCTGACACAGCAATACGGGAGGTAA
- a CDS encoding sce7725 family protein produces the protein MYFPYIRGRQFDLLALRELVGKNLLHEQIIPVIEPVNLSSTLISTIAQFNTMKHTLAVIRNPEVGSFLEEFGSLDGAIGNASKKQDFIASIQQPTVLQALIMNNETPRILSELAVLGIQKQDLVVVLSDRDMLKPYQNLFASAAPRYTVIPDEGTFRRNIATNKVLLTDCFQRQERNADYSHKEDEPFSDTYQYYADEGYVGFGDYSIIGDDYNASGFAPYAVAIHLVYPAKDNSLRVRHFVSDSNEDISNPAQKFYQALRKLVRWYEEERAVPLTMGLKTLLNHFKDETYPGLGSLKKLTIMHHLELMGKLLDGGLFV, from the coding sequence ATGTATTTCCCTTATATACGAGGCCGACAATTTGATTTATTGGCGTTACGTGAACTGGTGGGAAAAAACCTTTTACATGAACAGATTATCCCGGTGATTGAGCCAGTCAATCTGTCCTCAACCTTGATATCCACAATCGCCCAGTTCAATACAATGAAACATACGCTTGCAGTAATCCGAAACCCTGAAGTGGGCTCTTTTTTGGAAGAATTTGGAAGTCTCGACGGAGCAATCGGGAATGCTTCGAAAAAACAGGATTTCATTGCATCAATTCAGCAGCCTACAGTGTTGCAAGCGCTTATTATGAACAACGAAACGCCTAGAATTCTTTCTGAATTAGCAGTATTAGGCATCCAGAAGCAAGATTTAGTAGTCGTCCTTAGCGATCGGGACATGCTCAAACCATATCAGAACTTGTTTGCATCAGCTGCGCCCCGCTATACTGTAATACCCGATGAAGGAACATTTAGGCGCAATATTGCTACAAATAAAGTCTTGCTTACAGACTGCTTTCAACGGCAGGAGCGTAATGCTGATTACTCTCATAAAGAAGACGAACCCTTTTCTGATACGTATCAATACTACGCAGATGAAGGGTATGTCGGATTCGGTGACTACTCCATAATTGGAGATGACTATAATGCCTCGGGCTTTGCTCCTTACGCAGTTGCCATCCATCTTGTGTATCCAGCAAAGGATAATAGCCTGAGAGTCAGGCATTTTGTTTCCGATTCCAATGAAGACATCAGCAATCCTGCCCAAAAATTCTACCAAGCCTTGAGAAAATTGGTTCGTTGGTATGAGGAAGAGAGAGCAGTACCTCTGACAATGGGACTGAAGACGTTACTCAATCATTTTAAGGATGAAACGTATCCTGGACTCGGAAGCTTGAAAAAGCTCACCATCATGCACCATCTCGAACTGATGGGCAAATTGCTTGATGGGGGATTGTTTGTATGA
- a CDS encoding RES family NAD+ phosphorylase → MRKTYEPRQVFYRARICTSIAGYKTKEMGAPPFERATAGRANPEGVQVLYVSNSEKTTLHEIRAGMFDYVSIGAFALLKQIEVINLAEIDVISPFIANSLFGIDYVQYAVNLEVLRKMRAEIAKPLRRHDSSLDYLPTQYISDFIKSLGFDGIEYTSTMSEEGRNLAVFKESVFRCTKTKVLDIKAIEYAYDVLGKRA, encoded by the coding sequence GTGAGAAAAACATATGAGCCTAGGCAGGTTTTTTACCGGGCAAGAATTTGCACGAGTATAGCCGGGTACAAGACAAAGGAAATGGGCGCTCCCCCATTCGAGCGTGCAACTGCAGGCCGGGCGAATCCTGAAGGTGTTCAGGTTCTCTATGTATCAAATTCCGAGAAGACGACACTGCACGAGATTCGTGCGGGTATGTTTGACTACGTCTCCATCGGAGCTTTTGCATTGCTCAAGCAAATCGAAGTCATCAATCTCGCTGAAATTGATGTAATCAGCCCATTTATAGCTAATTCTTTATTTGGAATTGACTATGTACAGTATGCAGTCAATCTTGAGGTGCTACGGAAAATGAGAGCTGAGATTGCAAAACCGCTTCGTCGGCACGATAGCTCCTTGGATTATCTGCCTACACAATACATCAGCGATTTCATCAAGAGTCTTGGGTTCGATGGAATAGAATACACCAGTACCATGAGTGAAGAGGGAAGGAATCTTGCAGTTTTCAAGGAGTCAGTATTCCGTTGCACCAAAACCAAAGTTCTCGACATCAAAGCAATCGAATATGCATACGATGTACTAGGTAAAAGAGCGTGA
- a CDS encoding DUF2075 domain-containing protein, which translates to MLVYAGDKQQFLHDVRTNAIDRKIEDLMAVKLHKHVGSSEKQSWINSLTHMQNILLDPEIPQDSGVAIEFAIPNTSKRVDFILSGLDEHNRHSAVIIELKQWSEVFPLEAVDQLLLTEDEPEIKHVKTYLGGGKHKAVHPSYQAWSYRAFISDYNSSVEDVPITLQSCAYLHNYYSKAKNDPLFMPYFKEILEESPLFCRSDSELLCTFIKKYIRKGDAKQTLFYIENGTIRPSKSLQDSLAAMLRGKREFVLIDEQKIVYEQILSLSRRSYSDGKKRVFLVKGGPGTGKTVVAINLLVQLSNEGQVCAYVTKNSAPRNVFEQRLKDGKFKRKNISSLFKSSSGFIDSESNDFGTLIVDEAHRLNKRTQLGPKITGEDQIKEIMHAAACSVFFLDEDQRVTAQDYGDRERILYWAKQFGAEVQEGELVSQFRCNGSDGYLSWLDYVLGIQRETANPTLVGIEYDFRVLDDPAELRRLIEERNAPDNKARLVAGYCWEWISKNGANTENDIVLGDFAMRWNLSSDPTFAISKSSIDQVGCIHTTQGLEFSYVGVIIGDDLRFENGKVITDFSRRAKSDKSLHGLIGKVKKGDLQAAKDVDIIIRNTYRTLMSRGMKGCYVYCTDKVLAQFLRSRITGYAFEDDEMLAAEETR; encoded by the coding sequence TGCCATCGACCGAAAGATTGAGGATTTGATGGCAGTGAAGCTGCATAAGCATGTAGGGAGCAGTGAAAAGCAGTCGTGGATTAATTCGCTTACCCATATGCAGAATATTCTGCTTGACCCTGAAATTCCTCAGGACTCAGGAGTAGCCATCGAGTTTGCCATCCCTAATACCTCTAAGCGAGTCGACTTCATCCTTAGCGGTCTTGATGAACACAACCGCCATAGTGCTGTAATAATTGAATTAAAGCAGTGGAGCGAGGTGTTTCCTCTTGAAGCTGTTGACCAGCTGTTGCTTACCGAGGATGAACCAGAGATCAAGCATGTGAAAACTTACCTTGGAGGAGGCAAACACAAGGCTGTGCATCCCTCCTACCAAGCTTGGTCCTATCGAGCTTTCATTTCTGATTACAACTCCAGCGTTGAAGATGTTCCTATTACCTTGCAGAGCTGTGCATACCTGCACAATTACTACAGTAAAGCAAAGAATGATCCTTTGTTTATGCCATATTTCAAGGAAATTCTTGAAGAATCGCCATTGTTCTGCCGCTCCGATTCTGAACTTCTCTGTACCTTTATTAAAAAGTACATCCGCAAGGGCGATGCCAAGCAGACTCTCTTCTATATTGAGAATGGAACGATTAGGCCTTCCAAGAGCCTACAGGACTCCTTGGCAGCAATGCTTCGGGGCAAGCGGGAATTTGTTCTCATCGATGAGCAGAAGATTGTCTATGAGCAGATACTCTCCCTCTCCCGCAGGTCCTACTCTGATGGAAAGAAACGTGTTTTCTTAGTCAAAGGCGGACCGGGAACAGGCAAGACGGTTGTTGCTATTAACCTGCTGGTCCAGTTAAGTAATGAAGGTCAGGTATGTGCCTATGTGACCAAAAACAGTGCTCCACGCAATGTATTTGAACAACGATTGAAGGATGGGAAGTTCAAGAGAAAGAACATTTCCAGTCTTTTCAAGAGTTCTTCTGGTTTCATTGATTCTGAGTCCAATGACTTTGGTACGCTCATTGTCGATGAGGCACATCGCTTGAATAAGAGAACCCAACTTGGCCCGAAGATAACTGGTGAGGACCAGATCAAGGAAATCATGCATGCTGCTGCCTGCAGCGTATTCTTTCTAGACGAAGATCAACGGGTAACCGCCCAGGATTATGGTGATAGGGAGCGAATCCTTTATTGGGCAAAGCAGTTTGGAGCAGAGGTGCAGGAAGGGGAGCTGGTCTCACAATTCCGTTGCAATGGATCCGATGGCTACCTGTCTTGGCTTGATTATGTTCTGGGAATCCAGAGGGAAACAGCCAATCCAACACTGGTAGGTATTGAGTACGATTTTAGAGTATTGGATGACCCGGCTGAGCTCAGAAGGCTCATTGAAGAAAGGAATGCACCAGACAATAAAGCACGCCTGGTTGCCGGCTACTGCTGGGAGTGGATTAGTAAAAATGGAGCTAATACTGAGAATGACATTGTTCTCGGTGACTTTGCCATGCGTTGGAATCTCAGCAGTGACCCGACCTTTGCCATATCCAAGAGTTCCATCGACCAAGTTGGATGCATTCATACCACTCAGGGTTTGGAATTTTCGTATGTCGGTGTGATAATCGGGGATGACCTGCGCTTTGAAAATGGGAAGGTCATCACCGATTTTTCCAGGCGAGCAAAGAGTGACAAGTCCCTGCATGGTTTAATTGGTAAAGTGAAAAAGGGCGACTTACAGGCAGCGAAGGATGTGGACATCATCATCCGCAATACCTATAGAACTTTAATGAGCCGGGGGATGAAAGGCTGTTATGTGTATTGCACTGATAAAGTATTGGCACAATTCCTGAGGAGCAGGATTACAGGGTATGCATTTGAAGACGACGAAATGCTGGCAGCGGAGGAAACGCGATGA
- a CDS encoding HNH endonuclease, producing the protein MRAFVGVTDYDWYQRLSAQAYDEVNFWKPGGSTNFKALEPGELFLFKLHAPLNYIVGGAYFVRFYILPSFLAWEAFGEKNGTQSFESLESRIAKYRTTNDPNPQIGCIILSSPFFFAESDWIPAPSDWGKSIVQGKTYYSDTPTGKALFDAVYERIGMPFGRNYFEQVDGVREGLTLTKYRIGQGTFRVMVTEAYHRRCAISGEKTLPVLDAAHIIPFNEEGSYSVRNGLLLRKDIHTLYDKGYLTVTPSYHVEVSPRLKQDYGNGKIYYAYHGQELPNLPNAPQERPSGEYLMWHAEHVYH; encoded by the coding sequence ATGAGAGCATTCGTTGGGGTAACTGATTATGATTGGTATCAGAGACTTTCAGCTCAAGCATACGATGAGGTGAACTTCTGGAAGCCGGGTGGGAGTACCAATTTCAAGGCGCTCGAACCAGGAGAACTTTTCTTATTCAAACTCCATGCACCGTTGAATTACATTGTCGGCGGCGCTTACTTTGTCCGGTTCTATATCTTGCCCAGCTTTCTAGCCTGGGAAGCTTTTGGGGAGAAGAATGGAACACAGAGCTTTGAGTCGTTGGAGAGTCGAATTGCAAAATATCGTACGACCAATGATCCCAATCCCCAGATAGGGTGCATCATCCTTAGCTCTCCCTTCTTCTTTGCTGAGTCCGATTGGATACCAGCTCCCTCTGATTGGGGCAAGAGCATTGTACAAGGCAAAACGTATTATTCTGATACCCCGACGGGTAAAGCTTTGTTTGATGCGGTGTATGAACGGATCGGCATGCCTTTTGGACGGAATTATTTTGAGCAGGTAGACGGTGTCAGAGAAGGTTTGACTCTGACAAAATACCGAATCGGACAAGGAACTTTTCGTGTCATGGTTACCGAAGCCTACCATAGAAGGTGTGCAATCAGCGGAGAGAAGACCCTTCCTGTTCTTGATGCAGCCCACATCATACCTTTCAATGAAGAGGGAAGTTATTCTGTTCGAAATGGCCTTCTGCTCAGAAAGGATATTCATACGCTGTATGACAAAGGATACCTGACTGTAACTCCGTCATATCATGTCGAGGTAAGTCCTCGTCTTAAACAGGACTACGGCAATGGAAAAATCTATTATGCTTACCATGGTCAGGAACTGCCAAACCTACCTAATGCTCCTCAGGAGAGACCTTCTGGAGAGTACCTCATGTGGCATGCGGAGCATGTGTATCACTAG